In one window of Desulfurella amilsii DNA:
- the pgsA gene encoding CDP-diacylglycerol--glycerol-3-phosphate 3-phosphatidyltransferase gives MVIHKSVPNVLSITRIVITIPVILLLEAHHNYSALLLFLVGALSDYMDGYLARKKQLVSNIGKLLDPLADKIFVISLFVAMIKIMSISYWLVLIIIFREFAVTGLRAQLAAKNFILPALIQGKIKTFSQFVALGFLIVGSQNKFFFDIGMIFLYITVITTLTSGIEYYIKYWKAISD, from the coding sequence ATGGTAATTCATAAAAGTGTACCGAATGTTTTATCTATAACCCGAATTGTTATTACAATTCCTGTAATATTATTACTTGAGGCACACCATAACTATAGTGCTTTGTTGTTGTTTTTGGTTGGTGCATTAAGCGACTACATGGATGGCTATCTGGCAAGAAAAAAGCAGCTTGTGAGCAATATTGGCAAGCTATTGGATCCACTTGCGGATAAAATCTTTGTTATAAGTTTGTTTGTTGCAATGATAAAGATAATGAGTATATCTTATTGGTTAGTACTAATTATTATTTTTAGAGAGTTTGCAGTCACAGGGCTAAGAGCTCAACTTGCAGCAAAAAATTTTATATTGCCTGCTTTAATTCAAGGTAAAATTAAAACATTCAGCCAGTTTGTTGCGCTTGGGTTTTTAATAGTAGGTTCACAGAATAAGTTTTTCTTTGACATAGGCATGATTTTTCTATACATTACAGTCATTACCACTCTAACTTCAGGTATTGAATATTATATTAAATATTGGAAAGCAATAAGTGACTAG
- a CDS encoding tetratricopeptide repeat protein → MLKNNLKIFCYSTAVILMLSSCASNLSVNTSYNVKELNLNQYSNSNNYHYLMAFTYFYNNNIKDGIKEYELFLKDNPQKQSYVEFVNLLIRFQDFNKAQEVLQTAIEKYPKDKQLYLLLSDIYVIQNQYKKAIDVLIKSGIKTFDVYKNIALLYAQIGDVNNAINYLMQARQFSTLGEVYFYISQIYYKFNFNDNALIYLQMSASHKYPKAYIALGDMYAKQNNYTKAIKYYEDFLKLPDKNKEEMVYVYTTLASIYYSVDKDLKKAIEYYKRAYELDKSQLNLERLSYLLLQNQNYKEVVNLLSNNENIDHSSTLRYFLGVAYFSSKNYKQALLEFSNVDFASDLYTDAQAKKALCYLETKESKKAIETIQKVIETNPNEELYKTYFYILNQQKDWDGLIIALKQSIKVVKDKEKIYFYLGDVYYDKKHDKQKAIHYLDEALRINPNDPEVLNYLGYLYIDENIDVKAGIEMVQKALKLQPNSPYYLDSLGWGYYKEKRLRLALYYLEKANRLLKKPENTIALHLAKVYNALGYKIKAKKIALEVLKNEPKNKEARQLLETLK, encoded by the coding sequence ATGTTAAAAAACAATCTTAAAATTTTTTGTTATTCTACTGCTGTGATTTTAATGCTTTCATCTTGTGCTAGTAACCTTTCTGTTAACACATCTTATAATGTTAAAGAACTAAATTTAAACCAATACTCAAACAGTAATAATTATCACTACTTAATGGCTTTTACATATTTTTATAACAATAATATTAAAGATGGCATAAAAGAATACGAATTGTTTTTAAAAGATAACCCACAAAAACAGTCTTATGTAGAGTTTGTAAATTTGCTTATAAGATTTCAAGATTTTAATAAGGCTCAAGAAGTTTTGCAGACCGCTATAGAAAAATATCCAAAAGATAAGCAGCTTTACTTATTGCTTTCGGATATTTATGTTATTCAAAACCAATATAAAAAAGCTATTGATGTACTTATTAAATCAGGTATAAAAACATTTGATGTTTATAAAAATATTGCTTTACTATACGCCCAAATAGGTGATGTTAACAACGCTATAAATTATTTAATGCAAGCAAGGCAGTTTAGTACTCTTGGTGAAGTATATTTTTATATATCTCAGATTTACTATAAGTTTAATTTTAATGATAATGCTCTTATATATCTACAGATGTCTGCAAGCCATAAATACCCAAAAGCCTATATTGCGTTGGGTGATATGTATGCAAAACAAAATAATTATACAAAAGCTATAAAGTATTATGAAGATTTTCTCAAACTACCAGATAAAAATAAAGAAGAAATGGTTTATGTTTATACTACATTGGCAAGTATTTATTATTCAGTTGACAAAGACTTAAAAAAAGCTATTGAGTATTACAAAAGAGCTTATGAGTTAGATAAATCTCAACTAAACCTCGAAAGATTATCATATTTGCTTTTGCAAAATCAAAATTATAAAGAAGTAGTAAACTTGTTGAGTAATAATGAAAATATAGATCATTCTTCTACGTTAAGGTACTTTCTTGGTGTTGCTTATTTTAGCTCAAAAAATTACAAGCAAGCTTTACTAGAATTCTCAAATGTTGATTTTGCAAGTGATTTATATACAGATGCACAAGCCAAAAAGGCGTTGTGTTACTTAGAAACAAAAGAATCTAAAAAAGCCATTGAAACAATTCAAAAGGTTATTGAAACAAACCCAAATGAAGAACTGTATAAAACATACTTTTATATCTTAAACCAGCAAAAAGATTGGGATGGACTGATTATTGCACTTAAACAATCGATAAAGGTAGTCAAAGATAAAGAGAAGATATATTTTTATTTAGGCGATGTTTATTATGATAAAAAACACGATAAGCAAAAAGCCATACATTATTTAGACGAAGCTTTAAGAATTAACCCAAATGATCCAGAAGTGCTAAATTATTTAGGTTACCTTTACATAGACGAAAATATTGACGTGAAAGCTGGCATAGAAATGGTTCAAAAAGCATTAAAACTACAGCCAAACAGCCCATATTATTTGGATAGTTTAGGTTGGGGCTATTATAAAGAAAAAAGACTTAGATTAGCTTTATATTATTTGGAAAAAGCTAATAGGTTGTTGAAAAAACCAGAGAATACAATAGCTTTGCATCTTGCAAAAGTTTACAATGCTTTGGGTTATAAAATTAAAGCAAAAAAAATTGCACTTGAAGTATTAAAAAATGAGCCGAAAAATAAAGAAGCAAGGCAATTATTAGAAACATTAAAATGA
- a CDS encoding lytic transglycosylase domain-containing protein has product MKYLIIICMFFAYKLCYASNIYATIEDGQIVYKNRPTFFRNIINNSNYNKSFIKELIEKAAIKYDVNEKFVLAIAMSESGLNHNAVSNKGAIGVMQIIPSTASLLNINPNNLEQNIDGGVKYLRFLLNKYSGNYALAAAAYNCGPNNVNKYNGIPPFPETVNYVRTVMAYFDGSVPVLASNYSRSVKITNKPMNIVEKDGVYTNIPNMSW; this is encoded by the coding sequence ATGAAATATTTAATTATTATTTGCATGTTTTTTGCTTATAAATTATGCTATGCATCAAATATTTACGCTACAATAGAAGATGGTCAAATAGTATATAAAAATCGTCCTACTTTTTTTAGAAATATTATAAATAACTCTAATTATAACAAATCTTTTATTAAAGAGCTTATAGAAAAAGCTGCAATAAAATACGACGTTAATGAAAAATTTGTTTTAGCTATTGCTATGTCAGAATCTGGTCTGAACCACAATGCAGTCTCAAACAAAGGTGCTATTGGAGTAATGCAAATTATTCCTTCTACTGCATCTTTGCTAAATATTAACCCTAACAATTTAGAGCAAAATATTGACGGTGGCGTAAAATATTTGAGGTTTCTGCTAAATAAATACTCTGGTAACTATGCATTAGCTGCGGCTGCCTACAATTGTGGGCCAAATAATGTAAACAAGTATAATGGTATACCTCCTTTTCCTGAGACAGTTAACTATGTGAGAACTGTAATGGCTTATTTTGATGGTTCTGTTCCAGTTTTGGCTTCTAACTACTCAAGAAGCGTTAAAATTACTAATAAACCTATGAATATAGTAGAAAAAGATGGGGTTTACACAAACATACCCAATATGTCATGGTAA
- a CDS encoding 4-hydroxybenzoate octaprenyltransferase: MTRLKHLLSMIKFEHSIFALPFAYIGVLLSNNYNLKIFVLVTIAMISARSVAMALNRIIDYKTDKLNPRTQGRELPIGKVQLKEAWVFTIFSFIVFEISAYLLNPLAFKLSFVALFFLITYSYTKRFTWLCHIYLGATDAIAPLGGFVGAVGYLDINIFYLALFVAFWIGGFDILYALQDLTFDLKNGVHSIPVKFGPNLARVFAALFHLVAFIFLLLTIYMYKLNYFAYIGAFLVLCLLIIEHLLVDPKDLKKINIAFFNINSYISIVLVIVFLLGRFIND, from the coding sequence GTGACTAGACTAAAACATCTTTTGTCTATGATAAAATTTGAACATAGTATTTTTGCACTGCCATTTGCATATATTGGCGTGTTATTATCAAATAACTACAATCTAAAAATATTTGTTTTGGTAACTATTGCAATGATCAGCGCACGGAGTGTTGCAATGGCATTAAATCGTATTATTGATTACAAAACTGATAAGCTAAATCCTCGAACACAAGGCAGAGAATTGCCAATTGGTAAAGTGCAGTTAAAAGAAGCATGGGTTTTTACCATTTTTTCTTTTATCGTGTTCGAAATAAGTGCATATTTGCTAAATCCATTGGCTTTTAAATTATCTTTTGTTGCATTGTTTTTTTTAATTACTTATTCTTATACTAAAAGATTTACTTGGCTTTGTCATATTTATTTAGGCGCAACTGATGCTATTGCACCGCTTGGTGGTTTTGTGGGCGCTGTTGGCTATTTGGACATAAACATTTTTTACCTGGCTTTATTTGTAGCTTTTTGGATTGGCGGATTTGATATTTTGTATGCTTTGCAAGACTTGACATTTGATTTAAAAAATGGCGTTCACTCAATACCTGTAAAGTTTGGTCCCAATCTTGCAAGAGTTTTTGCTGCTTTGTTTCATTTAGTTGCATTTATTTTTTTACTTTTAACGATATATATGTATAAATTAAATTATTTTGCATATATTGGGGCATTTTTGGTTTTGTGTTTGCTAATCATTGAACATCTTTTGGTAGATCCCAAAGATTTAAAGAAAATTAATATTGCTTTTTTCAATATAAATAGCTATATTAGTATTGTATTAGTTATTGTATTTTTATTAGGTAGGTTTATAAATGACTGA